A region from the Variovorax sp. V93 genome encodes:
- the tcuA gene encoding FAD-dependent tricarballylate dehydrogenase TcuA, giving the protein MIDVLVVGGGNAALCAALMAREAGASVLLLEASPKAWRGGNSQHTRNLRCMHDAPQDVLVDAYPEEEYWQDLLKVTGGLTDEHLARLVIRASSNCRDWMRRHGVHFQPPLSGALHVARTNAFFMGGGKALVNAYFRSAERLGVQIRYDTPVASVELDGDRFVAVRTEASERIAAKSCVLAAGGFESNREWLREAWGRNERGEWPADNFLVRGTRFNQGVLLKYMIGAGADSIGDPSQGHMVAIDARAPLYDGGICTRIDCVSLGVVVNREARRFYDEGEDFWPKRYAIWGRLVAQQPGQIAWSVIDQKAVGRFMPPVFAGTQANTLGELAQKIGLDEATFVRTVQDYNAACRVGRFDHTALDDCHTEGLAPAKTHWARPIDTAPFHAYPVRPGITFTYLGLKVDETAAVRFGGRASPNLFVAGEMMAGNVLGKGYTAGVGMSIGTAFGRIAGTQAARAAKNLSKNPPETALAAAY; this is encoded by the coding sequence GTGATAGACGTACTGGTTGTCGGCGGCGGCAATGCCGCGCTGTGCGCCGCGCTGATGGCGCGCGAGGCCGGCGCCTCGGTGCTGCTGCTGGAAGCCTCGCCCAAGGCCTGGCGCGGCGGCAATTCGCAGCACACGCGCAACCTGCGCTGCATGCACGACGCGCCGCAGGACGTGCTGGTCGATGCCTACCCTGAAGAGGAGTACTGGCAAGACCTGTTGAAGGTGACCGGCGGCCTGACCGACGAGCATCTCGCGCGCCTGGTGATCCGCGCCTCGTCGAACTGCCGCGACTGGATGCGCCGCCACGGCGTGCATTTCCAGCCGCCGCTGTCGGGTGCGCTGCACGTGGCGCGCACCAATGCCTTCTTCATGGGCGGCGGCAAGGCGCTGGTGAACGCCTATTTCCGCAGCGCCGAACGGTTGGGCGTGCAGATCCGCTACGACACGCCCGTGGCCTCGGTCGAGCTCGACGGCGACCGCTTCGTGGCCGTGCGCACCGAGGCCAGCGAGCGCATCGCGGCAAAGAGCTGCGTGCTGGCCGCCGGCGGCTTCGAGTCGAACCGCGAATGGCTGCGCGAGGCCTGGGGCCGGAACGAGCGCGGCGAATGGCCGGCCGACAACTTCCTCGTCCGCGGCACGCGCTTCAACCAGGGCGTGCTGCTGAAGTACATGATCGGCGCGGGCGCCGACAGCATCGGCGATCCATCGCAGGGCCACATGGTGGCCATCGATGCGCGCGCGCCGCTCTACGACGGCGGCATCTGCACCCGCATCGATTGCGTGTCGCTCGGCGTCGTGGTCAACCGCGAGGCCCGGCGCTTCTATGACGAGGGCGAGGACTTCTGGCCCAAGCGCTACGCCATCTGGGGCCGGCTCGTGGCGCAGCAGCCCGGGCAGATCGCATGGTCGGTCATCGACCAGAAGGCGGTCGGGCGCTTCATGCCGCCGGTGTTCGCCGGCACGCAGGCGAACACGCTGGGCGAACTGGCGCAGAAGATCGGCCTGGACGAAGCCACGTTCGTTCGCACCGTGCAGGACTACAACGCCGCCTGCCGCGTCGGCCGCTTCGACCACACCGCGCTCGACGACTGCCACACCGAGGGCCTTGCGCCCGCCAAGACGCACTGGGCCCGGCCGATCGACACGGCGCCCTTCCACGCCTACCCGGTGCGCCCCGGCATCACCTTCACCTATCTGGGCCTGAAGGTCGACGAGACCGCGGCCGTGCGCTTTGGCGGGCGGGCCAGCCCCAACCTGTTCGTGGCCGGCGAAATGATGGCCGGCAACGTGCTGGGCAAGGGCTACACGGCCGGCGTGGGCATGAGCATCGGCACGGCCTTCGGCCGCATCGCGGGCACGCAGGCGGCACGTGCAGCAAAGAACCTTTCGAAGAATCCCCCGGAGACCGCCCTTGCAGCAGCTTACTGA
- the tcuB gene encoding tricarballylate utilization 4Fe-4S protein TcuB — protein MGNDAARVIPIAPALPLTASEGEVARILQICNACRYCEGFCAVFPAMTRRLEFGKADTHYLANLCHNCGSCLHACQYAPPHEFAVNVPQAMAQVRMQTYHDYAWPPAMGALYRKAGLTVALALAAGLALFLVLAVAMTGALLHAPLAGNFYAIFPHNFLALVFGAVFAFVVFALAIGVRRFWREVSPARDNAPGEVAGVRAAAGAEAAHDVLRLRYLGGGHGDGCNNEDDRFTLWRRRLHHFTFYGFMLCFASTCVATLYHYLLGLHAPYALTSLPVLLGTAGGIGLVIGPIGLLWMNLRRNAAHGDVAQRPMDRGFIALLLLTSVTGLALLAWRDTAFMALLLAVHLGVVMALFLTLPYGKFAHGIFRSAALLKFAIEKRLPSRLQLGAD, from the coding sequence ATCGGCAACGACGCGGCGCGCGTGATTCCCATCGCCCCCGCCCTGCCGCTGACCGCCAGCGAAGGCGAGGTCGCGCGCATCCTGCAGATCTGCAACGCCTGCCGCTATTGCGAGGGCTTCTGCGCCGTGTTCCCCGCGATGACGCGGCGGCTCGAGTTCGGCAAGGCCGACACGCACTACCTGGCCAACCTGTGCCACAACTGCGGCTCCTGCCTGCATGCCTGCCAGTACGCGCCGCCGCACGAGTTCGCGGTAAACGTGCCGCAGGCCATGGCACAGGTGCGCATGCAGACCTACCACGACTACGCGTGGCCGCCCGCGATGGGGGCGCTGTACAGGAAGGCCGGCCTCACGGTTGCGCTGGCACTGGCCGCCGGGCTCGCGCTGTTCCTGGTGCTGGCCGTCGCGATGACGGGTGCCCTGCTGCACGCGCCGCTCGCGGGCAACTTCTACGCGATCTTCCCGCACAACTTTCTCGCACTGGTGTTCGGCGCGGTGTTCGCGTTCGTGGTGTTCGCACTGGCGATAGGCGTGCGGCGCTTCTGGCGCGAGGTGTCGCCGGCACGGGACAACGCGCCGGGCGAAGTGGCCGGCGTGCGCGCCGCGGCCGGCGCCGAGGCTGCACACGATGTGCTGCGCCTCAGGTACCTGGGCGGCGGCCACGGCGACGGCTGCAACAACGAGGACGACCGCTTCACGCTCTGGCGGCGCCGCTTGCACCACTTCACCTTCTACGGCTTCATGCTGTGCTTCGCCTCTACCTGCGTGGCAACGCTCTACCACTACCTGCTTGGCCTGCACGCGCCCTATGCGCTCACGAGCCTGCCGGTGCTGCTGGGCACCGCGGGCGGCATTGGCCTGGTGATCGGCCCCATCGGGCTGCTGTGGATGAACCTGCGGCGCAACGCAGCGCATGGCGACGTGGCGCAGCGGCCGATGGACCGCGGCTTCATCGCGCTGCTGCTGCTCACCAGCGTTACGGGCCTGGCCCTGCTCGCGTGGCGCGACACCGCCTTCATGGCGCTGCTGCTCGCGGTGCACCTGGGCGTGGTGATGGCGCTGTTCCTCACGCTGCCCTACGGCAAGTTCGCGCACGGCATCTTCCGCTCGGCGGCGCTGCTCAAGTTCGCGATCGAGAAACGGCTGCCCAGCCGCCTGCAGCTGGGTGCCGACTGA